One Hemitrygon akajei chromosome 21, sHemAka1.3, whole genome shotgun sequence genomic region harbors:
- the nr2e3 gene encoding photoreceptor-specific nuclear receptor, giving the protein MNIAPTELSVSPESEANQAVKSPSPGKSLSPALMCKVCGDTSSGKHYGIYACNGCSGFFKRSVRRKLIYRCQAGTGMCPVDKAHRNQCQACRLKKCLQAGMNKDAVQNERQPRSSAQVRVDTAELDPDKEHIATTRENTSSSVSTQRPISSNTNSNQRTSSPQNNHRFMASLMTAETCAKLEPEDVDENVDVMSNEPERTATEYQMSTYPPPSSPESVYEVSARLLFMAVKWAKNLAVFSNLPFRDQVILLEEAWNELFLLCAIQWSMPLEGCPLLSSPELSLSPQGKNSSTMADVRILQETIGRFKALVVDPTEFACLKAVVLFKPETRGLKDPEQVENLQDQSQVMLGQHSRTHYPIQPVRFGKLLLLLPSLRFVSAERIELLFFHRTIGNTPMEKLLCDMFKS; this is encoded by the exons TAAAGAGTCCAAGTCCAGGGAAGTCTCTCAGTCCCGCGCTCATGTGTAAGGTGTGTGGGGACACCAGCAGCGGTAAGCACTACGGCATCTACGCTTGCAACGGCTGTAGTGGCTTCTTCAAGAGGAGTGTCAGGAGAAAGCTCATCTACAG ATGCCAGGCCGGGACAGGGATGTGTCCTGTGGATAAAGCCCATCGGAATCAGTGCCAGGCCTGCAGGCTGAAGAAGTGTTTACAGGCTGGAATGAATAAAGATG CTGTACAGAACGAACGGCAGCCCCGAAGCTCTGCTCAAGTGCGGGTGGACACAGCCGAACTGGACCCCGACAAGGAGCACATCGCCACAACCAGAGAGAATACTTCCTCATCTGTTAGCACACAGAGACCCATCTCCTCCAATACCAACTCCAACCAGAGGACCAGCAGCCCACAGAACAACCACAGGTTCATGGCTAGCCTGATGACAGCGGAGACCTGCGCCAAGCTGGAACCCGAGGACG TGGACGAGAACGTTGACGTGATGAGTAATGAGCCCGAGAGGACAGCCACTGAATACCAGATGTCCACCTACCCGCCGCCCAGCAGCCCTGAGAGTGTTTACGAAGTTTCAGCCAGGCTGCTCTTCATGGCAGTGAAATGGGCCAAGAACCTAGCAGTGTTTTCCAACCTGCCCTTCAGAGACCAG GTAATTTTGCTGGAGGAAGCCTGGAATGAACTGTTCCTGCTCTGCGCTATCCAGTGGTCCATGCCCCTGGAGGGCTGCCCTTTGTTATCATCACCTGAACTCTCTCTCAGCCCTCAGGGAAAGAACAGCTCCACCATGGCAGACGTTCGCATTCTGCAGGAGACCATCGGCCGCTTCAAGGCCCTCGTTGTGGATCCCACAGAGTTTGCCTGTCTGAAAGCAGTGGTGCTGTTTAAACCAG AAACACGAGGCTTGAAGGACCCTGAGCAGGTTGAGAATCTGCAAGATCAGTCACAGGTGATGTTGGGTCAGCACAGTCGGACACACTACCCCATCCAACCAGTCAG GTTTGGGAAGTTGCTTCTGCTCCTGCCTTCACTCCGCTTTGTCTCGGCAGAACGAATTGAACTGCTGTTCTTTCACAGGACCATTGGCAACACTCCCATGGAGAAACTTCTTTGTGACATGTTTAAGAGCTGA